In Paenibacillus algicola, a genomic segment contains:
- a CDS encoding alpha/beta hydrolase family protein — translation MERQFAIRHGEEELTASIHYPVQQEDVRKDCRRVPLAIICHGFVGSRIGVDRLFVKAARELAEDGYMVIRFDYIGCGESTGSYGAQGLESMISQTRAVLDYGASITDVDPARITLIGHSLGGAVALQTAVRDSRVKNLVLWSAVGYPFHDIVNITGRKVYDTSVQKGAADYLGYDLTPGFFESLAAGQPFQEAVKFGGDVLVIHGTSDEVIPVDYAFLFQKVFWTRPVGRCDKEIIFQADHTYSAGEPRAQLLKRTREWLNELEQIQQDWQHWSI, via the coding sequence ATGGAGCGGCAATTTGCAATTCGACATGGTGAGGAAGAGCTGACAGCAAGCATACATTACCCGGTACAGCAGGAGGACGTACGCAAGGATTGCCGGCGGGTGCCGCTGGCGATCATCTGCCATGGCTTTGTGGGCAGCCGGATTGGGGTGGACCGCCTGTTCGTAAAGGCAGCCCGGGAGCTGGCGGAGGATGGCTATATGGTTATCCGCTTTGACTATATTGGCTGCGGAGAGAGCACAGGCAGCTACGGCGCTCAAGGGCTGGAGTCGATGATTTCGCAGACCCGGGCGGTGCTCGATTACGGCGCAAGCATTACTGATGTAGATCCTGCCCGCATTACGCTGATTGGACACAGCCTTGGAGGTGCGGTGGCCTTGCAGACAGCGGTGCGTGACAGCCGCGTAAAAAATCTGGTACTGTGGTCAGCGGTCGGCTATCCGTTTCATGACATTGTAAATATCACCGGGCGCAAGGTATACGATACCTCCGTGCAAAAGGGCGCAGCCGACTATTTGGGTTATGATCTGACCCCGGGCTTCTTCGAATCGCTGGCGGCGGGCCAGCCGTTTCAGGAGGCTGTGAAGTTCGGGGGCGATGTGCTCGTTATTCATGGCACGTCGGATGAGGTGATTCCAGTAGACTACGCCTTCCTGTTCCAAAAGGTCTTCTGGACCCGTCCTGTGGGGCGGTGCGACAAAGAGATCATATTCCAGGCAGATCATACGTATTCTGCCGGAGAACCCCGTGCCCAGCTTCTGAAGCGAACGCGGGAGTGGCTGAACGAGCTGGAGCAGATCCAGCAGGATTGGCAGCACTGGAGCATCTAA
- a CDS encoding alpha/beta hydrolase, whose protein sequence is MEHHHIYKEGTSPEAPILLLLHGTGGNEQDLLPLADLLHSGAGVLSVRGNVLENGMPRFFRRLSEGVFDEEDLIRRTSELNAFLDAAAEQYGFQRSKVVAAGYSNGANIAASLMFHYGDALAGAMLHHPMVPRRGIALPDLSGVPVFIAAGKRDPLCTPEESEELQGLLSGAGADVHLHWEPGGHQLSRTEVDAAAAWLHNKL, encoded by the coding sequence ATGGAGCATCATCACATTTATAAGGAAGGCACATCGCCAGAAGCACCGATCTTGCTGCTGCTGCATGGCACCGGCGGTAATGAGCAGGATTTGCTGCCACTCGCAGACCTCCTTCACAGCGGTGCTGGCGTGCTGAGCGTAAGGGGCAATGTGCTGGAGAACGGAATGCCCCGCTTCTTCCGGCGATTGTCGGAAGGAGTATTCGATGAGGAGGACCTCATCCGCCGTACGAGTGAGCTGAACGCCTTCCTTGATGCAGCAGCAGAGCAGTATGGATTTCAGCGCAGCAAGGTTGTTGCGGCAGGCTACTCCAACGGGGCGAACATCGCTGCAAGCTTAATGTTCCACTATGGGGATGCGCTGGCAGGCGCCATGCTTCACCATCCGATGGTTCCGCGGCGGGGCATCGCACTCCCGGACTTGTCCGGCGTGCCGGTGTTCATCGCGGCTGGCAAGCGGGATCCCTTGTGCACGCCGGAGGAAAGTGAGGAGCTGCAGGGTCTGCTGTCTGGAGCCGGCGCGGACGTGCACCTCCACTGGGAGCCGGGCGGCCACCAGCTGAGCCGGACCGAGGTGGACGCAGCGGCGGCATGGCTGCATAATAAGCTGTAA
- the ilvA gene encoding threonine ammonia-lyase IlvA: MDEANTTARTVGMEDIVRAHHVLREVIVRTPLQRDAVLSARYDCNVYLKREDLQVVRSFKIRGAYNMIRSLSEEERAAGIVCASAGNHAQGVAFSCNVLHIKGKIYMPSTTPKQKVKQVKRFGGSSVEVLLIGDTFDDAYEEAIKMCQEQGMSFIHPFDEPRIVAGNGTIGMEIMEELDVPADYMFVTIGGGGLAAGVSTYVKTVSPHTKLIGVEPLGAASMSEAKLQGQVVTLQEIDKFVDGAAVKRVGHLTYDICSRQLDDIVMVPEGKACTTILSLYNEQAIVAEPAGALPVAALDLYGEHIRGKNVVCIISGGNNDIDRMQEIKERSLIYEGLKHYFMINFPQRAGALREFLEDVLGPDDDIARFEYTKKHNKEDGPALVGIELLHPEDYTPLIERMNRKGLEYTELNKNMNLFNLLI, from the coding sequence ATGGATGAAGCCAATACGACGGCCAGAACGGTCGGTATGGAGGATATCGTAAGGGCACACCACGTGCTGCGCGAGGTGATCGTGCGCACCCCGCTGCAGCGGGATGCGGTGCTGTCAGCGCGGTATGACTGCAATGTGTATCTGAAGCGGGAGGATTTGCAGGTCGTGCGTTCCTTTAAAATCCGCGGCGCCTACAATATGATTCGCAGCCTGAGTGAGGAGGAACGTGCAGCCGGTATCGTGTGCGCGAGTGCAGGAAACCATGCACAGGGTGTCGCTTTTTCCTGTAACGTCCTTCATATCAAGGGTAAGATATATATGCCGAGCACCACCCCGAAGCAGAAGGTGAAGCAGGTGAAGCGGTTCGGAGGCAGCAGTGTCGAGGTGCTGTTAATCGGCGATACGTTCGATGATGCGTACGAGGAAGCAATCAAGATGTGCCAGGAGCAGGGCATGTCGTTTATCCACCCCTTTGACGAGCCGCGGATCGTAGCCGGTAATGGAACGATCGGGATGGAGATTATGGAGGAGCTGGACGTGCCGGCAGATTATATGTTTGTTACGATTGGCGGCGGCGGATTGGCAGCTGGAGTCTCTACCTATGTCAAAACGGTCAGTCCTCACACGAAGCTGATCGGCGTAGAGCCGCTCGGGGCCGCTTCCATGAGTGAGGCCAAGCTGCAGGGCCAGGTCGTCACGCTCCAGGAAATCGACAAGTTTGTGGATGGCGCAGCCGTCAAGCGGGTCGGACATCTGACGTATGATATTTGCAGCCGTCAGCTGGACGATATTGTGATGGTGCCGGAAGGGAAGGCATGCACGACCATTCTGAGCCTCTATAATGAGCAGGCGATCGTAGCCGAGCCGGCCGGCGCACTGCCCGTAGCGGCGCTGGATCTGTACGGGGAACACATTCGCGGCAAAAATGTCGTCTGTATTATCAGCGGCGGCAACAATGACATTGACCGGATGCAGGAAATCAAGGAGCGCTCGCTCATCTATGAAGGCCTCAAGCATTACTTCATGATTAACTTCCCGCAGCGCGCCGGAGCTCTGCGTGAGTTTCTGGAGGATGTGCTGGGCCCGGATGATGATATTGCACGGTTCGAATATACGAAAAAGCATAACAAGGAAGACGGTCCGGCTCTTGTTGGCATTGAGCTGCTGCACCCGGAGGATTATACGCCGCTCATTGAGCGGATGAATCGCAAGGGTCTGGAGTATACCGAGCTGAACAAGAATATGAATCTGTTCAACCTGCTGATTTAA
- a CDS encoding DUF47 domain-containing protein has protein sequence MRTKKKDIFLQNLENMADTVVQAADYFSYHVTNLQDVLAFANQMKQYESECDSYTHTIITGLNQTFITPIDRDDIMELATTLDDVMDGLESTASRFYMYNLGQPDEYIIQFAEILRQCAYEIQKAVHLLSQKKLLAIREFTIRLNDLENQGDELLRICTKELFATVTDPIELIKRKEIYERLETTTDHCEDVANKLESIIMRNS, from the coding sequence ATGAGAACAAAGAAAAAGGATATATTCCTCCAGAATCTGGAGAATATGGCCGACACCGTGGTGCAGGCTGCAGATTATTTCTCGTATCACGTTACGAATCTGCAGGATGTGCTGGCATTCGCAAACCAGATGAAGCAATATGAGTCTGAATGTGATTCCTACACGCATACGATTATTACCGGACTGAATCAAACCTTCATTACGCCGATTGACCGCGACGATATTATGGAGCTGGCTACGACGCTGGATGATGTCATGGACGGTCTGGAGTCTACAGCTTCGCGATTTTATATGTACAATTTGGGACAGCCCGACGAGTATATTATTCAATTCGCGGAAATTTTGCGGCAGTGTGCTTATGAGATTCAAAAGGCAGTACACCTCCTTTCCCAGAAAAAGCTGCTGGCGATCCGGGAGTTTACGATTCGGCTGAACGACCTGGAGAACCAGGGTGATGAGCTGCTGCGCATCTGCACCAAGGAGCTGTTTGCTACCGTTACCGATCCCATTGAGCTGATCAAGCGCAAGGAGATCTATGAACGGCTGGAGACGACCACGGATCATTGCGAGGACGTGGCGAACAAGCTGGAATCTATCATTATGCGCAATTCGTAA
- a CDS encoding DUF3048 domain-containing protein has protein sequence MKHSSKGKVTTMLLGITAAFMLSACSGDQATESSPVKEPIQPPAVEQPVETPPAAEEQPEANSAFTAPLTGQGLEQPSDRRPLAVMMNNAPAARPQSGLSQADLVYEVLAEGGITRLIAIYQSQTGIEKIGPVRSIRPYLIDIGESYDGVLVHAGGSPEAYTIIQRQKKQDLDEIGSAGAYFWRTTDRKAPHNLYTSEEKLREAVLKHSYPQESEVPEYDFLDAAAPADDAEGEPAIRVDLTFLLGSYNVGYTYDEETGTYKRSINNQPHIDKNNNAVLEAANVVVLSAEHKVLDEVGRLAVNLEQGGEAMLFRKGKVIKGEWSRKQGDVIRFLKDGKEVPFYPGTTYFNIVPSSPSFASHVTISNP, from the coding sequence ATGAAGCATTCAAGTAAAGGTAAAGTGACTACTATGCTGCTAGGGATTACCGCAGCCTTTATGCTGAGCGCCTGCAGCGGCGATCAGGCGACAGAGAGCTCGCCGGTGAAGGAGCCGATCCAGCCGCCCGCGGTGGAACAGCCGGTAGAGACTCCGCCCGCTGCGGAGGAGCAGCCGGAAGCAAACAGCGCCTTCACTGCGCCGCTGACGGGACAAGGCCTGGAGCAGCCGTCGGATCGCCGTCCGCTTGCAGTCATGATGAACAATGCCCCGGCGGCCCGGCCCCAGTCCGGCCTCAGCCAGGCAGATCTTGTGTATGAGGTGCTGGCGGAGGGAGGGATAACGCGGCTGATTGCAATCTATCAGAGCCAGACAGGCATTGAGAAGATTGGGCCGGTACGCAGCATCCGGCCTTACCTGATCGATATCGGCGAGAGCTATGACGGGGTGCTGGTGCATGCCGGCGGAAGTCCGGAGGCCTACACCATCATTCAAAGACAGAAGAAGCAGGATCTCGATGAAATCGGAAGCGCGGGCGCCTATTTTTGGCGTACCACCGACCGGAAGGCTCCGCATAATCTGTACACGAGCGAAGAAAAGTTAAGAGAAGCCGTCTTGAAGCACAGCTATCCACAGGAGAGCGAGGTACCGGAGTATGATTTTCTGGATGCAGCCGCCCCGGCGGATGACGCTGAAGGAGAGCCGGCCATCCGCGTGGATCTGACCTTTTTGCTGGGCAGCTATAATGTAGGCTATACGTATGATGAGGAGACCGGAACGTATAAGCGCTCCATCAACAATCAGCCGCATATTGACAAGAACAACAATGCCGTGCTGGAGGCTGCCAATGTTGTCGTACTGAGTGCCGAGCATAAAGTGCTGGACGAGGTGGGCCGCCTGGCTGTAAACCTGGAGCAGGGCGGAGAGGCGATGCTGTTCCGCAAGGGCAAGGTGATTAAGGGAGAGTGGAGCCGCAAACAAGGGGACGTGATCCGCTTCCTCAAGGACGGCAAGGAGGTTCCTTTTTACCCGGGTACGACCTATTTCAATATTGTCCCGAGCTCCCCTTCGTTTGCAAGCCATGTGACCATTTCCAATCCTTGA
- the corA gene encoding magnesium/cobalt transporter CorA has translation MIRTLAVTRDHQAVIGLPLEALNIEDYAWVWVDFVAPVPEESALLESYFQFHPLAVEDCLHMIQRPKLDYYGKVQFLVLHGLDPVTLEAMEVDFFLSSTLLVSFHMSPLPEVEEAWKRVCDQAQKGKITENGTTFAAYTVMDKLVDQYFPSLFAIEDELADIESQSAEESLESLMQQVFQLRSKLLKLRRTIVPMRDLLYRVVNSQHVQRHGHQAYFLDVYDHLLKLTDMIEADREMTSDLRDSYISLNSNRMNNIMKTLTVITTIFMPLTLIAGIYGMNFEKMPELDWPFGYAAVLLLMLLLGGSMVLWFLRRGWFK, from the coding sequence ATGATTCGTACATTAGCAGTAACGCGGGATCACCAGGCGGTGATCGGACTGCCTCTGGAGGCGCTGAATATCGAGGATTACGCCTGGGTGTGGGTGGATTTCGTTGCACCGGTGCCGGAGGAGTCGGCGCTGCTGGAGAGTTATTTCCAGTTCCATCCGCTCGCGGTGGAGGACTGTCTGCACATGATCCAGCGGCCCAAGCTGGACTACTATGGAAAGGTGCAGTTTCTCGTACTGCATGGACTGGATCCGGTGACGCTGGAGGCGATGGAGGTCGATTTCTTCCTGTCGTCTACCCTGCTCGTGTCGTTTCATATGTCTCCGCTGCCGGAGGTGGAGGAAGCCTGGAAGCGCGTTTGTGACCAGGCGCAAAAAGGAAAAATTACCGAGAACGGCACGACCTTTGCCGCCTATACGGTGATGGACAAGCTGGTGGATCAGTATTTTCCCAGCCTGTTTGCGATTGAGGATGAGCTGGCGGACATTGAGAGCCAGAGTGCGGAGGAATCTCTGGAGAGCCTGATGCAGCAGGTGTTCCAGCTTCGTTCCAAGCTGCTAAAGCTCAGGCGCACCATCGTTCCGATGCGGGACCTGCTGTACCGGGTGGTGAACTCCCAGCATGTCCAGCGCCATGGCCATCAGGCGTATTTTCTGGACGTGTACGATCATCTGCTGAAGCTCACCGACATGATTGAGGCCGACCGCGAAATGACGTCAGATCTGCGGGACAGCTATATATCGCTTAACTCCAACCGGATGAACAATATTATGAAGACCCTCACGGTGATCACGACGATCTTTATGCCGCTGACGCTGATTGCAGGCATCTACGGGATGAACTTTGAAAAAATGCCGGAGCTGGACTGGCCATTCGGATACGCCGCGGTGCTGCTGCTTATGCTGCTGCTCGGCGGCAGTATGGTACTCTGGTTTCTGCGCCGGGGCTGGTTCAAGTAA
- a CDS encoding DUF3231 family protein, whose product MGILDGNPKDEPMHYGEVYGVWMASMGAKGMISCYQAYMNHAGDKELKHLLSEMLEMACLESKELDELLTEQGIVPPPALPERPEVHWEDIPAGARFSDPETAAKLAVDCAAGLAACSMAMGQSIREDIAALFAKYHTKKAALGLKVLRMNKEKGWLIPPPLHIQRSE is encoded by the coding sequence ATGGGCATTCTGGACGGTAATCCGAAGGACGAGCCGATGCATTACGGTGAGGTATATGGCGTGTGGATGGCCTCCATGGGCGCAAAGGGGATGATCTCCTGCTATCAGGCCTACATGAATCATGCCGGCGATAAAGAGCTCAAGCATTTGCTGAGCGAGATGCTGGAGATGGCCTGCCTGGAATCCAAAGAGCTGGATGAGCTGCTGACAGAGCAGGGCATCGTCCCGCCACCGGCGCTGCCGGAGAGACCGGAGGTGCACTGGGAGGACATCCCTGCAGGCGCGCGCTTCAGTGATCCGGAGACGGCCGCCAAGCTGGCAGTGGACTGCGCTGCCGGTCTTGCAGCCTGCAGCATGGCTATGGGACAATCCATCCGCGAGGATATTGCAGCTCTGTTCGCTAAATACCATACAAAAAAAGCCGCGCTCGGCCTTAAAGTGCTGCGCATGAATAAAGAGAAGGGCTGGCTGATTCCGCCGCCGCTTCACATTCAACGTTCAGAATAG
- a CDS encoding inorganic phosphate transporter, with the protein METSMLVLGLVVFLALAFDFINGFHDTANAIATSVSTRALKPRTAILLAASMNFVGAMMFTGVAKTIGGKVADPATLDNGIQIVIATLIAAIIWNLVTWWFGIPSSSSHALIGALAGGVFAGAGSDALNYGGFRDIILALILSPLIAFIGGYLIMQLLKVIFAKRSPHTVNKGFRSMQIFTAALQSFTHGTNDAQKAMGIITFALVASDRLQEMEVPFWVKLSAATAMALGTSVGGWKIIKTMGTKIFKIEPINGFAADFTGASVIFGATLLHLPISTTHAITSAILGVGSAKRFSAVKWSLAGRIVITWFITIPITALLSGLLVTLLF; encoded by the coding sequence ATGGAAACTAGTATGCTCGTGCTGGGCCTGGTTGTATTTCTGGCGCTGGCCTTTGACTTTATTAACGGATTTCACGATACCGCGAATGCGATTGCTACCTCGGTATCGACCCGCGCGCTGAAGCCGCGGACGGCTATTCTGCTTGCGGCCTCCATGAACTTCGTCGGGGCGATGATGTTCACGGGGGTGGCCAAGACGATTGGCGGCAAGGTGGCAGATCCCGCCACGCTCGACAACGGAATTCAGATTGTGATCGCCACCCTGATCGCCGCCATCATCTGGAACCTGGTCACTTGGTGGTTCGGGATTCCGTCCTCGTCCTCTCATGCGCTGATCGGCGCCCTGGCCGGCGGTGTCTTCGCAGGGGCGGGCAGTGATGCACTGAATTACGGCGGCTTCCGGGACATTATTCTCGCCCTGATTCTTTCTCCCCTGATCGCCTTTATCGGCGGCTACCTGATCATGCAGCTGCTGAAGGTGATCTTCGCCAAGCGCAGTCCGCATACAGTGAACAAGGGCTTTCGGAGTATGCAGATCTTCACCGCCGCCCTGCAGTCGTTTACGCACGGGACGAACGATGCGCAGAAGGCGATGGGCATTATTACATTTGCGCTGGTGGCCTCGGATAGGCTGCAGGAGATGGAGGTTCCGTTCTGGGTGAAGCTGTCGGCGGCAACGGCGATGGCGCTCGGCACCTCGGTTGGCGGCTGGAAGATTATCAAGACGATGGGTACCAAAATATTCAAAATCGAGCCGATCAACGGCTTCGCCGCGGATTTCACCGGGGCCTCGGTGATCTTTGGCGCGACGCTGCTGCATTTGCCGATCAGCACCACCCATGCGATTACCTCGGCGATTTTGGGGGTAGGCTCGGCGAAACGGTTCTCTGCCGTCAAGTGGTCCCTCGCAGGACGGATCGTGATCACGTGGTTTATTACGATTCCGATTACAGCGCTGCTGTCCGGATTGCTCGTCACGCTGTTATTTTAG
- a CDS encoding ring-cleaving dioxygenase encodes MPRTSGIHHITSFVQDPQGNVDFYAGVLGLRLVKKTINFDAPQVYHFYFGNETGSPGTIMTFFPQEGARRGSIGGGQVGITVFAVPSGALEFWKSRLEQFGIAYEETTRFGEVYVRFHDPSGLLLELTERKSGEDSRWTFDGIGVKEAIKGFAGAVLFSMKPQRTSEVLQGPLGLQQVEESGGWVRYQAAGDRGQIIDMNRNEMEWGRGGAGTVHHIAWRAADDAQQEQFRREAEEQRLHPTPVVDRQYFNAVYFREPGGILFEIATDPPGFAKDEPEETLGERLMLPEWYEPHRQEIERGLTPVEVRVLKGGA; translated from the coding sequence ATGCCTAGAACATCGGGAATTCACCATATTACATCTTTTGTGCAGGATCCGCAGGGCAATGTGGATTTTTATGCGGGTGTCTTGGGGCTTCGTCTGGTGAAGAAGACCATTAACTTTGATGCACCTCAGGTCTATCATTTTTATTTCGGGAATGAAACGGGAAGCCCCGGAACGATTATGACCTTCTTCCCGCAAGAGGGCGCGCGCCGGGGAAGTATTGGCGGAGGACAGGTCGGAATTACGGTCTTTGCAGTGCCCTCAGGAGCACTGGAATTCTGGAAATCCCGGCTGGAGCAATTTGGGATTGCCTATGAGGAAACGACCCGCTTCGGAGAAGTGTACGTTCGCTTCCATGATCCGTCGGGCCTGCTGCTGGAGCTTACGGAGCGCAAGTCAGGCGAGGATAGCCGCTGGACCTTCGACGGGATCGGGGTGAAGGAGGCTATCAAGGGCTTTGCGGGAGCGGTACTGTTCAGCATGAAGCCCCAGCGCACGTCAGAGGTGCTGCAGGGACCGCTGGGTCTCCAGCAGGTAGAGGAGTCCGGGGGCTGGGTGCGGTATCAGGCAGCCGGCGACCGAGGCCAGATCATCGATATGAACAGGAACGAGATGGAGTGGGGCCGGGGCGGAGCAGGAACGGTGCACCATATTGCCTGGCGCGCAGCCGATGATGCACAGCAGGAGCAGTTCCGCCGTGAAGCGGAAGAACAGCGGCTTCACCCGACACCGGTCGTGGATCGTCAGTATTTCAATGCGGTCTACTTCCGCGAGCCGGGCGGCATCCTGTTCGAGATTGCGACCGATCCTCCGGGATTTGCGAAGGATGAGCCGGAAGAGACCCTGGGTGAGCGCCTCATGCTGCCGGAATGGTATGAGCCTCACCGTCAAGAGATTGAGCGCGGCCTTACTCCAGTAGAGGTGCGTGTACTGAAAGGAGGTGCGTGA
- a CDS encoding DoxX family protein, with protein sequence MFNQWLRENKIAMWMLTIIRVYIGYQWLTAGWHKLVGGFNAQGFLQGAIGKAAGDHPAVQSWWAAFLEHGAMPAVKFFNILIPLGEFLVGLGLILGTFTTFAALMGLVMNAAFLLSGTVSTNVQMLLMEVLIIVAAANAGKIGLDRFLIPYLRGLFRRGGKQQPGDGIHFFKKQPGRTG encoded by the coding sequence ATGTTTAATCAATGGCTGAGAGAAAACAAGATTGCAATGTGGATGCTGACGATTATCCGGGTTTACATCGGATATCAGTGGCTGACGGCAGGCTGGCACAAGCTGGTGGGCGGATTTAATGCACAAGGCTTCCTGCAAGGGGCCATCGGCAAGGCTGCCGGCGACCACCCGGCGGTTCAGAGCTGGTGGGCGGCCTTTCTAGAGCACGGGGCAATGCCTGCAGTCAAATTCTTTAACATCCTGATCCCGCTCGGTGAATTTCTAGTCGGTCTCGGACTGATCCTTGGCACTTTCACCACCTTCGCGGCACTAATGGGACTGGTGATGAATGCCGCGTTCCTGTTATCGGGCACGGTGAGCACCAATGTGCAGATGCTGCTGATGGAAGTGCTGATCATTGTCGCAGCAGCGAACGCCGGCAAGATCGGGCTTGACCGCTTCCTGATCCCTTACCTGCGCGGCTTGTTCCGCAGAGGCGGGAAGCAGCAGCCCGGAGACGGCATCCACTTTTTCAAGAAGCAGCCGGGACGTACCGGCTAG
- a CDS encoding alpha-amylase family glycosyl hydrolase — protein MKRWTRFTAAFTLSLSLALSVITPAQAAPDTSVTNKQNFSTDVIYQIFTDRFSDGNAANNPSGSAYSANCSNLRLYCGGDWQGIINKINDGYLTGMGITAIWISQPVENIYSVINYSGVNNTAYHGYWARDFKKANPYYGTMTEFSNLISAAHAKNIKVIIDFAPNHTSPASSDQPSFAENGKLYNNGTLLGGYTNDTQNLFHHNGGTNFSSTEDGIYRNLYDLADLNHNNSTVDKYLKDAIKMWLDLGIDGIRVDAVKHMPFGWQKSFMATINNYKPVFTFGEWFLGTNEVSAENHQFANEIGMSLLDFRFAQKTRQVFRDGTDNMYGLKAMLEGTAVDYAQVDDQVTFIDNHDMERFQTGSNRKLEQALAFTLTSRGVPAIYYGTEQYMAGGNDPNNRARIPSFSTTTTAYNVIKKLAPLRKSNPAIAYGSTQERWINNDVIVYERKFGSSTAVIAINRNLNTSASISGMITSLPAGTYSDALGGLLGGGSMTAGGSGTVNAFTLAAGAVAVWEKTSAQSTPVVGHVGPMMAKAGTTITIDGRGFGAAKGTVYFGTTAVTGSAITSWEDTQIKVKIPAVTPGKYNVRIGNAGAVQSNVYDNFEVLTGDQVTVRFIVNNATTTLGQNVYLAGSVSELGNWDPAKAIGPLYNKVITQYPTWYYDVSVPAGATISYKFLKKSGSTATWEGGSNRTFTAPASGTATVNVNWQP, from the coding sequence ATGAAGAGATGGACTCGGTTTACCGCTGCCTTTACACTGTCGCTCTCTCTGGCCTTGAGTGTCATTACCCCGGCTCAGGCTGCACCAGACACCTCGGTGACGAACAAGCAGAATTTCAGCACCGACGTGATTTATCAGATTTTTACCGATCGCTTCTCGGACGGCAATGCGGCTAACAATCCATCCGGCTCGGCATATAGCGCAAACTGCTCCAACCTCCGGCTCTATTGCGGGGGCGACTGGCAAGGGATCATTAACAAGATTAATGATGGCTACCTGACCGGCATGGGCATTACCGCGATCTGGATTTCGCAGCCGGTGGAGAACATTTACAGTGTCATCAATTACTCCGGAGTGAACAATACCGCATACCATGGCTACTGGGCCCGTGATTTCAAGAAGGCGAACCCTTACTACGGCACCATGACCGAATTCAGCAACCTGATCTCGGCCGCGCATGCCAAGAATATTAAGGTCATTATCGACTTTGCACCGAACCATACTTCACCTGCCTCATCTGATCAGCCTTCCTTTGCCGAGAATGGCAAGCTCTACAACAACGGCACTCTGCTGGGAGGCTACACCAACGATACGCAAAATCTGTTCCATCATAACGGCGGCACCAACTTCTCCTCCACGGAGGACGGGATTTACCGCAATCTGTATGATCTCGCGGATTTGAACCATAACAACAGCACGGTGGACAAGTATCTGAAGGATGCGATCAAGATGTGGCTGGATCTTGGCATCGACGGAATCCGTGTCGACGCGGTCAAGCATATGCCGTTTGGCTGGCAGAAGAGCTTTATGGCTACTATTAACAACTATAAGCCGGTCTTCACCTTCGGCGAGTGGTTCCTCGGCACCAATGAAGTCAGCGCGGAGAATCACCAATTTGCCAATGAGATCGGCATGAGCCTGCTGGATTTCCGCTTCGCGCAGAAGACGCGGCAGGTGTTCCGTGACGGTACGGATAACATGTACGGCCTGAAGGCCATGCTGGAAGGCACGGCAGTGGACTACGCCCAGGTGGATGATCAGGTCACGTTCATTGACAACCATGATATGGAACGCTTCCAAACCGGCAGCAACCGGAAGCTGGAGCAGGCGCTGGCCTTTACCCTGACCTCACGCGGCGTACCCGCCATCTATTATGGAACGGAGCAATATATGGCCGGCGGGAATGACCCGAACAACCGGGCCCGCATCCCTTCCTTCTCCACGACCACAACGGCATACAATGTCATCAAAAAGCTGGCACCGCTGCGTAAATCAAACCCAGCCATTGCCTACGGCTCCACCCAGGAACGCTGGATTAACAATGACGTCATCGTCTATGAGCGCAAATTCGGCTCCAGCACGGCTGTCATTGCGATCAACCGTAACCTGAACACCTCCGCCTCCATCAGCGGAATGATCACCTCGCTTCCGGCGGGTACGTATAGTGACGCGCTGGGCGGCTTGCTGGGCGGCGGCTCGATGACTGCCGGCGGCAGCGGCACGGTCAATGCCTTCACTCTGGCTGCAGGCGCAGTGGCAGTATGGGAGAAGACCTCTGCTCAATCCACTCCGGTGGTTGGACATGTCGGACCGATGATGGCCAAAGCCGGCACCACCATCACCATTGATGGCCGCGGCTTCGGCGCAGCCAAAGGAACTGTGTACTTCGGCACGACAGCTGTCACCGGAAGTGCCATTACATCCTGGGAGGATACCCAGATCAAAGTGAAGATTCCAGCTGTCACGCCGGGTAAATATAATGTCCGCATCGGGAATGCAGGAGCCGTTCAGAGCAATGTGTACGATAATTTTGAAGTACTGACCGGAGATCAGGTCACCGTCCGCTTCATTGTTAACAACGCGACCACAACGCTCGGCCAAAATGTATACCTTGCCGGCAGCGTCAGTGAGCTGGGCAACTGGGATCCGGCGAAAGCGATCGGACCACTGTACAACAAGGTCATCACCCAATATCCGACCTGGTACTATGATGTCAGCGTACCGGCCGGTGCAACGATCAGCTACAAATTCCTGAAGAAAAGCGGCTCCACGGCTACGTGGGAAGGGGGCAGCAACCGTACATTTACTGCTCCAGCCTCCGGCACGGCAACCGTCAACGTCAACTGGCAGCCATGA